From the genome of Bacteroidales bacterium, one region includes:
- a CDS encoding tetratricopeptide repeat protein translates to MIKRIYSIKLEGDNNVVIQGVDKSGHVTVNRVNWDDFVQKYTIEQRERIEELKNALLDKNKLLDKSEKLFNREKLELSEEINNLQSQLEEKEKQIKDIIKQYKHKDIGDSSIIYQKAFNYFINGNLENAFNELEEAKLDKEEKHQAEARILKANILQLQYDFENAEKNIKKAIDIYPSWDYYLILANYYSNLNRLDEAIPLYIDCLDKADSEDKRATTLNNLAVLQTAKNEFEKAEKSYIESLEIYRKLAKVNPQTYLPNIGMTLNNLANLQSAKNEFKKAEKSYVEALEIRRKLAEINPQTYLSDVGMTLNNLAVLQNKKNEFAKAEKFYVESLEIRRKLAEVNPKTYLPDVATTLNNLANLHKAKNEFKKAKKSYKEAIEIRRKLAEVNPQTYLPYVATTLNNLANLQSAKNEFKKAEKSYEEALEIYRKLAEINPQTYLPDVGITLNNLAVLQTAKNEFEKAEKSYEEALEIRRKLAKVNPQTYLPYVATTLNNLANLQRAKNEFEKAEKSYKEALEIRRKLAEVNPKTYLPDVGMTLNNLAVLQTAKNEFEKAEKSYKESLEIRRKLAKVNPQTYLPYVAITLNNLAVLQSAKNEFEKAEKSYAEALEIRKKLAKVNPKTYLPDVGITQINMSIFYQETKINKELSMRLVKNAIDTLFPFCVLPYTHNYFKVAFQVLNDWDIDVEKYIDDKYGSRHAIKAIWQRVHN, encoded by the coding sequence ATGATAAAAAGAATTTATTCCATCAAGCTTGAAGGTGATAACAATGTTGTTATTCAGGGTGTAGACAAATCTGGGCATGTTACTGTAAATAGGGTAAACTGGGATGATTTTGTTCAGAAATATACTATTGAACAAAGGGAAAGAATTGAAGAACTAAAAAATGCACTTTTAGACAAGAATAAACTGCTTGATAAAAGCGAAAAGCTATTTAATAGGGAGAAATTAGAGTTAAGTGAAGAAATAAATAATTTACAAAGCCAACTGGAGGAAAAAGAAAAACAAATTAAAGATATCATAAAACAATACAAACATAAAGATATTGGTGATTCATCAATTATATATCAAAAAGCCTTTAATTATTTTATTAATGGCAACCTTGAAAACGCATTCAATGAACTTGAAGAAGCAAAACTTGATAAAGAAGAAAAACATCAAGCAGAAGCCAGGATATTAAAAGCAAATATTTTACAGTTGCAATATGACTTTGAAAATGCAGAGAAAAACATTAAAAAGGCAATTGACATATATCCTTCGTGGGATTATTATCTTATATTGGCTAATTATTATTCTAATTTGAACAGGTTAGATGAAGCAATACCACTTTACATTGATTGTTTGGATAAAGCAGATTCAGAAGATAAAAGAGCAACTACCCTGAATAATTTGGCAGTTTTACAGACTGCTAAAAATGAGTTTGAGAAAGCGGAGAAATCCTACATAGAATCCTTAGAAATATATCGAAAATTAGCCAAAGTCAATCCACAAACTTATTTACCTAATATTGGAATGACCCTGAATAATTTAGCTAATTTACAGAGTGCTAAAAATGAGTTTAAGAAAGCGGAGAAATCCTACGTGGAAGCCTTAGAAATAAGAAGAAAATTAGCTGAAATCAATCCACAAACTTATTTATCTGATGTTGGAATGACCCTGAATAATTTGGCAGTTTTACAGAATAAAAAAAATGAGTTTGCGAAAGCAGAGAAATTCTACGTGGAATCCTTAGAAATAAGAAGAAAACTAGCTGAAGTCAATCCAAAAACCTATTTACCAGATGTGGCAACTACCTTGAATAATTTGGCTAATTTGCATAAGGCTAAAAATGAGTTTAAGAAAGCGAAGAAATCCTACAAGGAAGCCATAGAAATAAGAAGAAAACTAGCTGAAGTCAATCCACAAACCTATTTACCATATGTGGCAACTACCCTGAATAATTTAGCTAATTTACAGAGTGCTAAAAATGAGTTTAAGAAAGCGGAGAAATCTTACGAGGAAGCCTTAGAAATATATCGAAAACTAGCCGAAATCAATCCACAAACCTATTTACCTGACGTTGGAATAACCCTGAATAATTTGGCAGTTTTACAGACTGCTAAAAATGAGTTTGAGAAAGCGGAAAAATCTTACGAGGAAGCCTTAGAAATAAGAAGAAAACTAGCCAAAGTCAATCCACAAACTTATTTACCATATGTGGCAACTACCCTGAATAATTTAGCTAATTTACAGAGGGCTAAAAATGAGTTTGAGAAAGCTGAAAAATCTTACAAGGAAGCCTTAGAAATAAGAAGAAAACTAGCCGAAGTCAATCCAAAAACTTATTTACCTGACGTTGGAATGACCCTGAATAATTTGGCAGTTTTACAGACTGCTAAAAATGAGTTTGAGAAAGCTGAAAAATCTTACAAGGAATCCTTAGAAATAAGAAGAAAACTAGCCAAAGTCAATCCACAAACTTATTTACCATATGTGGCAATTACCCTGAATAATTTAGCGGTTTTACAGAGTGCTAAAAATGAGTTTGAGAAAGCGGAAAAATCCTACGCGGAAGCTTTAGAAATAAGAAAAAAATTAGCTAAAGTTAATCCAAAAACTTATTTACCTGACGTTGGAATAACCCAAATCAATATGAGTATATTTTATCAAGAAACAAAAATTAATAAAGAATTATCTATGAGATTAGTTAAGAATGCTATTGATACCTTGTTTCCTTTTTGTGTATTACCATATACACATAACTATTTTAAGGTAGCATTTCAAGTACTAAACGATTGGGATATTGATGTTGAAAAATATATTGATGATAAATACGGTAGCCGACATGCTATAAAAGCTATTTGGCAGAGAGTGCATAATTAA
- a CDS encoding NTP transferase domain-containing protein: MNQSNNKISKSINYNAIILAAGNSQRMGFPKPFLKWKNNITFLEKIINEYHKFNIDKIIIVINKESLKYYNKNEYKFLEKETIIINEHPEYERFYSVKTGITALDNYNPCFIQNVDNPFINQEVLLRLSENIINDGYVSPVYKGISGHPILIGESIIKHLKKIKDHNHNLKDIISQFKRKNIEIPESTILYNINNLKEYKKFFRI, from the coding sequence ATGAATCAATCAAATAATAAAATATCAAAATCAATTAATTATAATGCAATTATCTTAGCAGCAGGAAATTCACAAAGGATGGGTTTTCCTAAGCCTTTTTTGAAATGGAAAAACAATATTACTTTTTTAGAAAAGATAATTAATGAATATCATAAATTTAATATTGATAAAATTATAATTGTTATTAATAAGGAAAGCCTTAAATATTATAATAAAAATGAATACAAATTTTTAGAAAAAGAAACAATTATAATAAATGAGCATCCTGAATATGAAAGATTTTATTCTGTAAAAACAGGGATTACAGCTTTAGATAATTATAATCCATGTTTTATTCAAAACGTTGATAATCCGTTCATTAACCAGGAAGTTTTATTAAGATTATCAGAAAACATAATAAATGACGGATATGTTTCTCCTGTATATAAAGGCATTAGCGGACATCCAATATTAATCGGAGAATCAATAATAAAACATTTAAAAAAAATAAAAGATCATAATCACAATCTGAAAGATATAATATCACAGTTTAAAAGAAAAAATATCGAAATTCCTGAATCGACAATTTTGTATAACATAAATAATTTGAAAGAATATAAGAAGTTTTTCCGGATATAA
- the ygfK gene encoding putative selenate reductase subunit YgfK has product MSDKFSVIPIDRLLSIILNEEKNKHTIFGIDTDLFFVPEDYNIFQLDRFGIKIDTPVGVAAGPHSQMAQNIIMAYLCGARYIELKTVQTLDELEVPKPCIDMQDEGYNCEWSQELKIKETFNEYLNAWIIIHILNDKFGLKKDIGTIFNMSVGYNMEGILKENVQWFFDKMNNCKLEKYEKINLLKTIYPKIVDIDIPDKISDNITLSTMHGCPANEIEEIGRYLIENKKLHTVIKLNPTLIGAEKLRDILNNKLKFNTIVPDIAFEHDLKYPDAIKMIKSLQKAALQNNVTFGLKLTNTLECINNKDVFDKDAEMMYMSGRPLHPISINLAKKIQNDFDGKLDISFSAGADAFNISQIISCGLKPVTVSTDLLKPGGYARILQYLDELKKSFINERAANIEQFILFKNKSKDVDIEGSALDNLKKYADEVLENDAYKKTDILEPDIKTNRELEYFDCIKASCTETCPTNQDIPDYMYYTAKGEFDKAFEIIMRTNPFPNTTGMVCDHTCQNKCTRINYDKSLYIREIKRFVSENGFKNFDIKPLQKNGLKVGIIGAGPSGLSAAYFLTLASFEVNVYETGASPGGMVSRAIPSFRLTNETFQKDIDRIIKLGVKIYYNSKIDEEEFSKLKNNNDYVYIATGAQLSTDINIEGVKDDGVIDSLDFLFKVKENKNTGIGKNIAVIGGGNTAMDSARTAYRMVGKNGKVTIIYRRTIKEMPADQGEIKAVIDEGIEILELTTPKKIKVNKDKVSGIVCYKMKLGDKDESGRARPVIIENSEFELDFDTIIPAIGQKLDIDFIDNKLLEANTKTYQTKVENIFIGGDALRGASTAINAIGDGRKAAENIIKKAQKEHNINNKLNKNITFKELKSKRYRRELPVKIKETSLDDRKNFNLVTSTLNKDEAVKEASRCLYCDELCNICVTVCPNMANYSYQTEPKVFNLQKAVLKNDKIVFEDDQIFSIDQKYQILNITDFCNECGNCNTFCPTKGAPYKDKPKFYLTTESFNKTDTGYFISKLKDKTNLIFKTNKDFKVLSLINNEYIYDTDFVNARFNQKDFKLIDVKFKTPCTKEAYFKIAAEMSILLAGAMDLY; this is encoded by the coding sequence ATGTCAGATAAATTTTCAGTTATTCCAATTGACAGGTTGTTATCAATAATATTGAATGAAGAAAAAAATAAACACACGATTTTCGGTATTGATACCGATTTATTCTTTGTTCCTGAAGATTATAATATTTTTCAATTAGACAGGTTCGGTATTAAGATTGATACTCCTGTTGGGGTTGCTGCGGGTCCTCATTCACAAATGGCTCAGAATATAATTATGGCATACTTATGTGGAGCGAGATATATTGAGCTAAAAACAGTCCAAACTCTTGACGAACTTGAAGTTCCAAAACCATGTATTGATATGCAGGATGAAGGTTATAACTGTGAATGGTCGCAGGAATTAAAAATAAAGGAAACTTTTAACGAATATCTGAATGCATGGATAATTATTCATATCCTGAATGATAAATTCGGATTGAAAAAAGATATTGGAACTATTTTTAATATGAGTGTTGGCTATAATATGGAGGGAATATTAAAAGAAAATGTACAATGGTTTTTTGATAAAATGAATAATTGTAAGCTGGAAAAATATGAAAAAATCAATCTTTTAAAAACTATTTATCCTAAAATTGTTGATATTGATATTCCTGACAAAATTTCTGACAACATTACACTTTCCACAATGCATGGTTGCCCTGCAAACGAGATTGAAGAAATAGGAAGATATCTTATTGAAAATAAAAAATTACATACTGTAATTAAACTTAATCCTACCCTTATAGGTGCTGAAAAACTCAGGGATATTTTAAATAATAAATTAAAATTTAATACAATAGTTCCGGATATTGCGTTTGAACATGACCTTAAATATCCTGATGCGATTAAAATGATAAAATCATTACAGAAAGCTGCCTTGCAAAATAATGTTACGTTTGGCTTAAAGCTCACAAATACTCTTGAATGTATAAATAATAAAGATGTTTTTGATAAAGATGCTGAAATGATGTATATGAGCGGAAGACCTTTACATCCGATATCAATAAACCTTGCAAAAAAAATACAAAATGATTTTGATGGAAAATTAGATATCTCATTTTCGGCTGGAGCAGATGCTTTTAATATTTCACAGATTATTTCCTGCGGTTTAAAACCGGTTACAGTTTCTACAGACTTGCTAAAACCCGGAGGTTATGCAAGAATATTACAATATCTTGATGAATTAAAAAAATCATTCATTAATGAGAGAGCAGCAAATATAGAACAGTTTATTTTGTTTAAAAATAAATCAAAAGATGTGGATATCGAAGGTTCGGCATTAGATAATTTAAAAAAATATGCCGATGAAGTACTTGAGAATGATGCATATAAAAAAACCGATATTCTTGAACCTGATATTAAAACAAATAGGGAGTTAGAATATTTTGACTGTATAAAAGCTTCTTGTACCGAAACTTGTCCTACAAATCAGGATATTCCTGATTATATGTACTATACAGCAAAAGGAGAATTTGATAAGGCATTTGAAATAATAATGCGTACAAACCCTTTTCCAAATACAACAGGCATGGTATGCGACCATACTTGTCAAAATAAATGTACAAGGATAAATTATGATAAATCGCTATATATCAGGGAGATAAAAAGGTTCGTATCAGAAAACGGATTTAAAAATTTTGATATTAAACCTTTACAAAAAAATGGTTTAAAAGTTGGTATAATAGGAGCGGGGCCATCAGGATTGTCAGCAGCATATTTTCTTACTCTTGCAAGTTTTGAAGTAAATGTATATGAAACAGGAGCATCGCCCGGAGGAATGGTTTCAAGGGCAATTCCATCTTTCAGGTTGACAAACGAAACATTTCAAAAAGATATAGACAGGATCATAAAACTCGGTGTGAAAATATATTATAATTCAAAAATTGATGAAGAAGAATTTAGTAAACTGAAAAATAATAATGATTATGTATATATTGCTACAGGTGCTCAATTGTCAACAGATATAAATATCGAAGGTGTTAAAGATGATGGTGTTATTGATTCTTTGGATTTCCTTTTTAAAGTTAAAGAAAATAAAAATACAGGAATTGGAAAAAATATTGCTGTCATTGGTGGCGGAAATACTGCTATGGATTCTGCCCGAACAGCTTATCGTATGGTTGGTAAAAATGGTAAAGTTACAATTATTTACAGGCGTACAATAAAAGAAATGCCGGCTGACCAGGGCGAAATTAAAGCTGTTATTGATGAAGGTATAGAAATTTTAGAATTGACAACACCTAAAAAAATTAAAGTTAATAAGGACAAAGTTTCAGGTATTGTTTGTTATAAAATGAAATTGGGTGATAAAGATGAAAGTGGAAGAGCAAGACCTGTAATAATTGAAAATAGTGAATTTGAACTTGATTTTGATACAATAATTCCTGCTATTGGACAAAAATTAGATATTGATTTTATTGATAATAAATTGCTTGAAGCAAATACAAAAACTTATCAGACAAAAGTTGAAAACATCTTTATTGGAGGAGATGCTTTGCGTGGTGCATCAACTGCAATTAATGCAATTGGAGATGGACGAAAAGCCGCTGAAAATATAATTAAAAAGGCACAAAAAGAGCATAACATTAATAATAAATTAAATAAGAATATCACTTTTAAAGAACTTAAATCGAAAAGGTATCGTAGAGAATTACCTGTGAAAATTAAAGAAACTTCACTTGATGACAGAAAAAATTTTAATTTGGTAACTTCTACTTTAAACAAAGATGAAGCAGTAAAAGAAGCTTCAAGATGTTTATATTGTGATGAGCTTTGTAATATTTGCGTTACAGTTTGTCCAAATATGGCAAATTATTCATATCAGACTGAACCTAAAGTATTTAACCTTCAAAAAGCTGTATTGAAAAATGATAAAATAGTTTTTGAGGATGACCAGATATTTTCAATAGACCAAAAATATCAAATATTAAATATTACAGATTTTTGTAACGAATGTGGAAATTGTAATACTTTTTGCCCGACTAAAGGGGCGCCGTATAAAGACAAACCGAAATTTTATCTTACAACAGAAAGTTTTAACAAAACCGATACAGGATATTTTATTTCAAAATTAAAAGACAAAACAAACCTTATTTTTAAAACCAATAAAGATTTTAAAGTGCTATCGCTTATTAATAATGAGTATATTTACGATACTGATTTTGTAAATGCCCGATTTAATCAGAAAGATTTTAAATTAATTGATGTAAAATTTAAAACACCATGCACAAAAGAAGCATATTTCAAGATTGCAGCAGAAATGAGTATTTTACTTGCAGGAGCAATGGATTTATATTAA